One Oncorhynchus masou masou isolate Uvic2021 chromosome 27, UVic_Omas_1.1, whole genome shotgun sequence genomic window carries:
- the LOC135516238 gene encoding ubiquitin carboxyl-terminal hydrolase 47-like isoform X3, whose protein sequence is MCEKMSSRENPPKKTGCDKGIVKRFKMRLDLIFDYNGLVNQGATCYLNSVLQVLFMTKDFREAVESHCGQDQKTADFHLNSLFQALKTSETHTKDILSILGIGNVYEQRDAAEYFETILSMVNPYVSQIFKGHLRHTMRCSEGHVTSDETGPFWTLPLSIENQSDSNKTYSVRDGFEEFFKSSTVSEMYCDQCNEKTYSTIACKMEHHPEILTLLLKRFEFDYHSMSYTKNDCCVEVPHTLRTKNCDYELYAVVDHVGSLRGGHYTARIKSYDDHNWYVFDDSYVRQPNPQSISHMNNERSQSVYLLMYKKCGPVENKFSVTNTTEGGSPSCSGGARRSSLPVY, encoded by the exons AT GTGTGAAAAAATGAGTTCCAGAGAGAATCCTCCAAAGAAAACAGGATGCGACAAAGGCATCGTGAAGAGGTTTAAAATGAGACTTGACCTCATATTTG ACTACAATGGCTTAGTTAATCAAGGAGCAACCTGTTATTTGAACAGTGTGCTGCAGGTCCTCTTCATGACTAAGGACTTCAGAGAGGCTGTGGAAAG tcactgtggtcaagATCAGAAGACTGCTGATTTTCACCTGAACAGCCTTTTCCAGGCGTTAAAGACAAGTGAAACTCACACAAAGGACATCTTATCCATACTTGGCATTGGAAATG TTTACGAGCAACGGGATGCTGCTGAATATTTTGAGACTATTTTAAGCATGGTCAATCCTTATGTGTCTCAG ATCTTCAAAGGACATTTGAGACACACAATGAGATGTTCAGAAGGTCATGTGACCAGTGATGAAACTGGTCCATTCTGGACTCTACCACTCTCAATAGAAAATCAATCAGACTCAAACAAAACCTACAGTGTG aggGATGGTTTTGAGGAGTTTTTCAAGTCTTCAACTGTCAGTGAGATGTATTGCGACCAATGCAATGAGAAAACCTATTCAACCATT GCATGTAAAATGGAACATCACCCAGAGATTCTGACTCTGCTCCTCAAGAGGTTTGAGTTTGACTACCACAGTATGTCATACACCAAAAATGACTGCTGTGTTGAAGTTCCTCACACGTTACGGACAAAG AACTGTGACTATGAACTCTATGCAGTTGTGGACCATGTGGGAAGTCTAAGAGGTGGACATTACACTGCTAGAATCAAGTCCTATGATGATCACAACTGGTATGTGTTCGATGACAGCTACGTCAGACAG CCCAATCCACAATCAATCAGTCATATGAATAATGAAAG ATCCCAGAGTGTGTATCTGCTTATGTACAAGAAAT gtgggccagttgagaacaagttctctgtcacgaataccaccgaaggtggctccccttcctgctcgggtggcgctcggcggtcgtcgttgccggtctattag
- the LOC135516238 gene encoding ubiquitin carboxyl-terminal hydrolase 47-like isoform X1, translating to MCEKMSSRENPPKKTGCDKGIVKRFKMRLDLIFDYNGLVNQGATCYLNSVLQVLFMTKDFREAVESHCGQDQKTADFHLNSLFQALKTSETHTKDILSILGIGNVYEQRDAAEYFETILSMVNPYVSQIFKGHLRHTMRCSEGHVTSDETGPFWTLPLSIENQSDSNKTYSVRDGFEEFFKSSTVSEMYCDQCNEKTYSTIACKMEHHPEILTLLLKRFEFDYHSMSYTKNDCCVEVPHTLRTKNCDYELYAVVDHVGSLRGGHYTARIKSYDDHNWYVFDDSYVRQPNPQSISHMNNERSQSVYLLMYKKSRAPDQPEEEIKKRGGIKVYGRGMEENRRIIVENKRGME from the exons AT GTGTGAAAAAATGAGTTCCAGAGAGAATCCTCCAAAGAAAACAGGATGCGACAAAGGCATCGTGAAGAGGTTTAAAATGAGACTTGACCTCATATTTG ACTACAATGGCTTAGTTAATCAAGGAGCAACCTGTTATTTGAACAGTGTGCTGCAGGTCCTCTTCATGACTAAGGACTTCAGAGAGGCTGTGGAAAG tcactgtggtcaagATCAGAAGACTGCTGATTTTCACCTGAACAGCCTTTTCCAGGCGTTAAAGACAAGTGAAACTCACACAAAGGACATCTTATCCATACTTGGCATTGGAAATG TTTACGAGCAACGGGATGCTGCTGAATATTTTGAGACTATTTTAAGCATGGTCAATCCTTATGTGTCTCAG ATCTTCAAAGGACATTTGAGACACACAATGAGATGTTCAGAAGGTCATGTGACCAGTGATGAAACTGGTCCATTCTGGACTCTACCACTCTCAATAGAAAATCAATCAGACTCAAACAAAACCTACAGTGTG aggGATGGTTTTGAGGAGTTTTTCAAGTCTTCAACTGTCAGTGAGATGTATTGCGACCAATGCAATGAGAAAACCTATTCAACCATT GCATGTAAAATGGAACATCACCCAGAGATTCTGACTCTGCTCCTCAAGAGGTTTGAGTTTGACTACCACAGTATGTCATACACCAAAAATGACTGCTGTGTTGAAGTTCCTCACACGTTACGGACAAAG AACTGTGACTATGAACTCTATGCAGTTGTGGACCATGTGGGAAGTCTAAGAGGTGGACATTACACTGCTAGAATCAAGTCCTATGATGATCACAACTGGTATGTGTTCGATGACAGCTACGTCAGACAG CCCAATCCACAATCAATCAGTCATATGAATAATGAAAG ATCCCAGAGTGTGTATCTGCTTATGTACAAGAAAT CACGTGCTCCGGATCAACCAGAAGAGGAAATTAAGAAAAGAGGAGGAATTAAAGTGTATGGAAGAGGAATGGAAGAAAATAGAAGAATAATTGTGGAAAATAAAAGAGGAATGGAATAA
- the LOC135516238 gene encoding ubiquitin carboxyl-terminal hydrolase 47-like isoform X2 — protein sequence MSSRENPPKKTGCDKGIVKRFKMRLDLIFDYNGLVNQGATCYLNSVLQVLFMTKDFREAVESHCGQDQKTADFHLNSLFQALKTSETHTKDILSILGIGNVYEQRDAAEYFETILSMVNPYVSQIFKGHLRHTMRCSEGHVTSDETGPFWTLPLSIENQSDSNKTYSVRDGFEEFFKSSTVSEMYCDQCNEKTYSTIACKMEHHPEILTLLLKRFEFDYHSMSYTKNDCCVEVPHTLRTKNCDYELYAVVDHVGSLRGGHYTARIKSYDDHNWYVFDDSYVRQPNPQSISHMNNERSQSVYLLMYKKSRAPDQPEEEIKKRGGIKVYGRGMEENRRIIVENKRGME from the exons ATGAGTTCCAGAGAGAATCCTCCAAAGAAAACAGGATGCGACAAAGGCATCGTGAAGAGGTTTAAAATGAGACTTGACCTCATATTTG ACTACAATGGCTTAGTTAATCAAGGAGCAACCTGTTATTTGAACAGTGTGCTGCAGGTCCTCTTCATGACTAAGGACTTCAGAGAGGCTGTGGAAAG tcactgtggtcaagATCAGAAGACTGCTGATTTTCACCTGAACAGCCTTTTCCAGGCGTTAAAGACAAGTGAAACTCACACAAAGGACATCTTATCCATACTTGGCATTGGAAATG TTTACGAGCAACGGGATGCTGCTGAATATTTTGAGACTATTTTAAGCATGGTCAATCCTTATGTGTCTCAG ATCTTCAAAGGACATTTGAGACACACAATGAGATGTTCAGAAGGTCATGTGACCAGTGATGAAACTGGTCCATTCTGGACTCTACCACTCTCAATAGAAAATCAATCAGACTCAAACAAAACCTACAGTGTG aggGATGGTTTTGAGGAGTTTTTCAAGTCTTCAACTGTCAGTGAGATGTATTGCGACCAATGCAATGAGAAAACCTATTCAACCATT GCATGTAAAATGGAACATCACCCAGAGATTCTGACTCTGCTCCTCAAGAGGTTTGAGTTTGACTACCACAGTATGTCATACACCAAAAATGACTGCTGTGTTGAAGTTCCTCACACGTTACGGACAAAG AACTGTGACTATGAACTCTATGCAGTTGTGGACCATGTGGGAAGTCTAAGAGGTGGACATTACACTGCTAGAATCAAGTCCTATGATGATCACAACTGGTATGTGTTCGATGACAGCTACGTCAGACAG CCCAATCCACAATCAATCAGTCATATGAATAATGAAAG ATCCCAGAGTGTGTATCTGCTTATGTACAAGAAAT CACGTGCTCCGGATCAACCAGAAGAGGAAATTAAGAAAAGAGGAGGAATTAAAGTGTATGGAAGAGGAATGGAAGAAAATAGAAGAATAATTGTGGAAAATAAAAGAGGAATGGAATAA
- the LOC135516239 gene encoding uncharacterized protein LOC135516239 isoform X3: MTKGFREAVESQEQDNVEQNTFDLQLKCLFETLKKKQAHTKDVTSKLGIEKVFEQGDAAEYFEKILSKVNPDVSKIFQGHLKHTATCSISDRHVNSEEVGPFWTMPLSMEDNHYSVRDGFEDFFKSSTVSGDNQMYCDHCDGKTDAILACKMVHPPEILTLLLKRFEFDYNRMSYVKIESCVEVPRMLQTKLRDFHVHGRPFDLLNVSEQDCDYELYAVVDHVGSLRGGHYTARIKSYDDHNWYVFDDRYVRQLNSKLFEQDESFRSQSAYLLMYRKLDSPDRQMNHETDHKCSLSDSQQSTPSCSVEMGASGTREEEEEDRKVQSNQAINPVDLVGRTEVVPEERQNDGKVGDMIRQMNIKDMSGEDNVAATDDKDNLFNGEKEQKVGDDVVGQKEQEGEVANVEMQINDEGSREEGMTRKYHGVKGELEEREEGGQNQRDKPKKREVIVVDVAGQNQRDKARKREDIVVDVDHVLENGTEGDVMSRKDAVVTDRDGDNNERKRNRDGAAKTKPGRIIDDTGDDRTAKINGGELKTIQVDVAKLGEDCDVTTMSQTNHSKSPSSVHMFQNRLTDIPEETTTCFCFKSIRERGEKRSEHDKGKKMKLEKIRKGERKSMFGGQSRKEKNKEKANRKKIEKRREEEIKKSSKERIEKKKKNPVGKRKGYL; encoded by the exons ATGACTAAAGGCTTCAGAGAGGCTGTGGAAAG CCAAGAGCAGGATAATGTTGAACAGAACACGTTTGATCTTCAGCTGAAATGTCTATTTGAGACTTTAAAGAAAAAACAAGCTCACACTAAAGATGTCACATCAAAACTGGGCATTGAAAAGG TGTTCGAGCAAGGTGATGCTGCTGAATATTTTGAGAAGATTTTAAGCAAGGTCAATCCGGATGTGTCTAAG ATATTTCAAGGACATTTGAAGCACACTGCCACCTGTTCTATATCTGACCGTCATGTGAACAGTGAGGAAGTTGGTCCATTTTGGACTATGCCTCTCTCTATGGAAGATAACCACTACAGTGTG AGAGATGGTTTTGAGGATTTTTTCAAGTCTTCAACTGTCAGTGGTGACAATCAGATGTACTGTGACCACTGCGATGGGAAAACAGATGCTATCCTT GCATGTAAGATGGTACATCCCCCAGAGATTCTAACTCTGCTCCTCAAGAGGTTTGAGTTTGACTACAACAGGATGTCATATGTCAAAATTGAGAGCTGTGTGGAGGTGCCTCGAATGTTACAGACAAAG CTCAGGGATTTTCATGTTCATGGGCGACCTTTTGATTTACTCAATGTCTCTGAGCAGGACTGTGACTATGAACTCTATGCAGTTGTGGACCATGTGGGAAGTCTAAGAGGTGGACATTACACTGCTAGAATCAAGTCCTATGATGATCACAACTGGTATGTGTTCGATGACAGATACGTCAGACAG CTCAATTCAAAACTATTTGAACAAGATGAGAGTTTTAG GTCCCAGAGTGCGTACCTGCTTATGTACAGGAAAT TGGATTCTCCAGATCGTCAGATGAACCATGAAACCGATCACAAATGTTCACTCAGTGACTCTCAACAATCTACTCCTTCCTGTTCCGTTGAGATGGGAGCCAGCGGaacaagagaagaagaagaagaagacagaaaAGTTCAATCAAATCAAGCTATCAATCCAGTTGACTTGGTAGGGAGAACAGAAGTTGTCCCAGAGGAAAGACAGAATGATGGAAAGGTTGGTGATATGATAAGACAGATGAACATAAAAGATATGAGTGGAGAggataatgttgctgctactgatGATAAAGACAATTTGTTTAATGGAGAGAAAGAACAGAAAGTAGGGGATGATGTTGTTGGACAAAAAGAACAGGAAGGTGAAGTGGCCAATGTTGAGATGCAAATTAATGATGAAGGGAGCAGGGAAGAGGGAATGACAAGAAAGTATCATGGTGTAAAAGGAGAACTGGAAGAAAGGGAGGAAGGTGGACAGAATCAAAGAGATAAGCCAAAGAAAAGGGAGGTTATAGTTGTGGATGTTGCTGGACAAAATCAAAGAGATAAGGCAAGAAAACGGGAGGACATTGTTGTGGATGTAGATCATGTCTTGGAAAATGGAACAGAGGGTGATGTGATGAGTAGAAAGGATGCGGTTGTGACGGACAGAGATGGAGATAAtaatgagagaaagaggaatagAGATGGTGCAGCAAAGACAAAGCCAGGTAGAATAATAGATGACACTGGGGATGATAGAACAGCAAAAATAAATGGTGGTGAGTTAAAGACAATACAGGTTGATGTGGCAAAGTTAGGAGAGGATTGTGATGTGACAACGATGAGCCAAACTAACCACAGTAAATCTCCCAGTTCAGTTCATATGTTTCagaacagactgacagacatccCAGAGGAAACAACCACATGTTTTTGCTTCAAGagtataagagagagaggggaaaagaggagtGAACATGACAAAGGGAAGAAAATGAAATTGGAGAAGATCAGAAAAGGTGAAAGGAAGAGTATGTTCGGAGGGCAGAGTAGAAAAGAGAAAAATAAGGAAAAGGCAAATAGAAAAAAAAttgaaaagagaagagaggaggaaataaAGAAAAGCTcaaaagagagaatagagaagaaaaagaagaaccCTGTGGGAAAGAGAAAAGGTTACCTTTAA
- the LOC135516239 gene encoding ubiquitin carboxyl-terminal hydrolase 24-like isoform X1: MMYPFWNYQHYNSNENVNTDNKTILYYGLHNQGATCYLNSVLQVLFMTKGFREAVESQEQDNVEQNTFDLQLKCLFETLKKKQAHTKDVTSKLGIEKVFEQGDAAEYFEKILSKVNPDVSKIFQGHLKHTATCSISDRHVNSEEVGPFWTMPLSMEDNHYSVRDGFEDFFKSSTVSGDNQMYCDHCDGKTDAILACKMVHPPEILTLLLKRFEFDYNRMSYVKIESCVEVPRMLQTKLRDFHVHGRPFDLLNVSEQDCDYELYAVVDHVGSLRGGHYTARIKSYDDHNWYVFDDRYVRQLNSKLFEQDESFRSQSAYLLMYRKLDSPDRQMNHETDHKCSLSDSQQSTPSCSVEMGASGTREEEEEDRKVQSNQAINPVDLVGRTEVVPEERQNDGKVGDMIRQMNIKDMSGEDNVAATDDKDNLFNGEKEQKVGDDVVGQKEQEGEVANVEMQINDEGSREEGMTRKYHGVKGELEEREEGGQNQRDKPKKREVIVVDVAGQNQRDKARKREDIVVDVDHVLENGTEGDVMSRKDAVVTDRDGDNNERKRNRDGAAKTKPGRIIDDTGDDRTAKINGGELKTIQVDVAKLGEDCDVTTMSQTNHSKSPSSVHMFQNRLTDIPEETTTCFCFKSIRERGEKRSEHDKGKKMKLEKIRKGERKSMFGGQSRKEKNKEKANRKKIEKRREEEIKKSSKERIEKKKKNPVGKRKGYL; this comes from the exons ATGATGTATCCCTTTTGGAACTACCAACACTATAATTCAAATGAGAACGTGAACACAG ACAATAAAACCATACTCTATTATGGTTTGCACAATCAAGGGGCAACCTGTTATTTGAACAGTGTGCTGCAGGTCCTCTTCATGACTAAAGGCTTCAGAGAGGCTGTGGAAAG CCAAGAGCAGGATAATGTTGAACAGAACACGTTTGATCTTCAGCTGAAATGTCTATTTGAGACTTTAAAGAAAAAACAAGCTCACACTAAAGATGTCACATCAAAACTGGGCATTGAAAAGG TGTTCGAGCAAGGTGATGCTGCTGAATATTTTGAGAAGATTTTAAGCAAGGTCAATCCGGATGTGTCTAAG ATATTTCAAGGACATTTGAAGCACACTGCCACCTGTTCTATATCTGACCGTCATGTGAACAGTGAGGAAGTTGGTCCATTTTGGACTATGCCTCTCTCTATGGAAGATAACCACTACAGTGTG AGAGATGGTTTTGAGGATTTTTTCAAGTCTTCAACTGTCAGTGGTGACAATCAGATGTACTGTGACCACTGCGATGGGAAAACAGATGCTATCCTT GCATGTAAGATGGTACATCCCCCAGAGATTCTAACTCTGCTCCTCAAGAGGTTTGAGTTTGACTACAACAGGATGTCATATGTCAAAATTGAGAGCTGTGTGGAGGTGCCTCGAATGTTACAGACAAAG CTCAGGGATTTTCATGTTCATGGGCGACCTTTTGATTTACTCAATGTCTCTGAGCAGGACTGTGACTATGAACTCTATGCAGTTGTGGACCATGTGGGAAGTCTAAGAGGTGGACATTACACTGCTAGAATCAAGTCCTATGATGATCACAACTGGTATGTGTTCGATGACAGATACGTCAGACAG CTCAATTCAAAACTATTTGAACAAGATGAGAGTTTTAG GTCCCAGAGTGCGTACCTGCTTATGTACAGGAAAT TGGATTCTCCAGATCGTCAGATGAACCATGAAACCGATCACAAATGTTCACTCAGTGACTCTCAACAATCTACTCCTTCCTGTTCCGTTGAGATGGGAGCCAGCGGaacaagagaagaagaagaagaagacagaaaAGTTCAATCAAATCAAGCTATCAATCCAGTTGACTTGGTAGGGAGAACAGAAGTTGTCCCAGAGGAAAGACAGAATGATGGAAAGGTTGGTGATATGATAAGACAGATGAACATAAAAGATATGAGTGGAGAggataatgttgctgctactgatGATAAAGACAATTTGTTTAATGGAGAGAAAGAACAGAAAGTAGGGGATGATGTTGTTGGACAAAAAGAACAGGAAGGTGAAGTGGCCAATGTTGAGATGCAAATTAATGATGAAGGGAGCAGGGAAGAGGGAATGACAAGAAAGTATCATGGTGTAAAAGGAGAACTGGAAGAAAGGGAGGAAGGTGGACAGAATCAAAGAGATAAGCCAAAGAAAAGGGAGGTTATAGTTGTGGATGTTGCTGGACAAAATCAAAGAGATAAGGCAAGAAAACGGGAGGACATTGTTGTGGATGTAGATCATGTCTTGGAAAATGGAACAGAGGGTGATGTGATGAGTAGAAAGGATGCGGTTGTGACGGACAGAGATGGAGATAAtaatgagagaaagaggaatagAGATGGTGCAGCAAAGACAAAGCCAGGTAGAATAATAGATGACACTGGGGATGATAGAACAGCAAAAATAAATGGTGGTGAGTTAAAGACAATACAGGTTGATGTGGCAAAGTTAGGAGAGGATTGTGATGTGACAACGATGAGCCAAACTAACCACAGTAAATCTCCCAGTTCAGTTCATATGTTTCagaacagactgacagacatccCAGAGGAAACAACCACATGTTTTTGCTTCAAGagtataagagagagaggggaaaagaggagtGAACATGACAAAGGGAAGAAAATGAAATTGGAGAAGATCAGAAAAGGTGAAAGGAAGAGTATGTTCGGAGGGCAGAGTAGAAAAGAGAAAAATAAGGAAAAGGCAAATAGAAAAAAAAttgaaaagagaagagaggaggaaataaAGAAAAGCTcaaaagagagaatagagaagaaaaagaagaaccCTGTGGGAAAGAGAAAAGGTTACCTTTAA
- the LOC135516239 gene encoding ubiquitin carboxyl-terminal hydrolase 17-like protein B isoform X2: MMYPFWNYQHYNSNENVNTDNKTILYYGLHNQGATCYLNSVLQVLFMTKGFREAVESQEQDNVEQNTFDLQLKCLFETLKKKQAHTKDVTSKLGIEKVFEQGDAAEYFEKILSKVNPDVSKIFQGHLKHTATCSISDRHVNSEEVGPFWTMPLSMEDNHYSVRDGFEDFFKSSTVSGDNQMYCDHCDGKTDAILACKMVHPPEILTLLLKRFEFDYNRMSYVKIESCVEVPRMLQTKDCDYELYAVVDHVGSLRGGHYTARIKSYDDHNWYVFDDRYVRQLNSKLFEQDESFRSQSAYLLMYRKLDSPDRQMNHETDHKCSLSDSQQSTPSCSVEMGASGTREEEEEDRKVQSNQAINPVDLVGRTEVVPEERQNDGKVGDMIRQMNIKDMSGEDNVAATDDKDNLFNGEKEQKVGDDVVGQKEQEGEVANVEMQINDEGSREEGMTRKYHGVKGELEEREEGGQNQRDKPKKREVIVVDVAGQNQRDKARKREDIVVDVDHVLENGTEGDVMSRKDAVVTDRDGDNNERKRNRDGAAKTKPGRIIDDTGDDRTAKINGGELKTIQVDVAKLGEDCDVTTMSQTNHSKSPSSVHMFQNRLTDIPEETTTCFCFKSIRERGEKRSEHDKGKKMKLEKIRKGERKSMFGGQSRKEKNKEKANRKKIEKRREEEIKKSSKERIEKKKKNPVGKRKGYL; the protein is encoded by the exons ATGATGTATCCCTTTTGGAACTACCAACACTATAATTCAAATGAGAACGTGAACACAG ACAATAAAACCATACTCTATTATGGTTTGCACAATCAAGGGGCAACCTGTTATTTGAACAGTGTGCTGCAGGTCCTCTTCATGACTAAAGGCTTCAGAGAGGCTGTGGAAAG CCAAGAGCAGGATAATGTTGAACAGAACACGTTTGATCTTCAGCTGAAATGTCTATTTGAGACTTTAAAGAAAAAACAAGCTCACACTAAAGATGTCACATCAAAACTGGGCATTGAAAAGG TGTTCGAGCAAGGTGATGCTGCTGAATATTTTGAGAAGATTTTAAGCAAGGTCAATCCGGATGTGTCTAAG ATATTTCAAGGACATTTGAAGCACACTGCCACCTGTTCTATATCTGACCGTCATGTGAACAGTGAGGAAGTTGGTCCATTTTGGACTATGCCTCTCTCTATGGAAGATAACCACTACAGTGTG AGAGATGGTTTTGAGGATTTTTTCAAGTCTTCAACTGTCAGTGGTGACAATCAGATGTACTGTGACCACTGCGATGGGAAAACAGATGCTATCCTT GCATGTAAGATGGTACATCCCCCAGAGATTCTAACTCTGCTCCTCAAGAGGTTTGAGTTTGACTACAACAGGATGTCATATGTCAAAATTGAGAGCTGTGTGGAGGTGCCTCGAATGTTACAGACAAAG GACTGTGACTATGAACTCTATGCAGTTGTGGACCATGTGGGAAGTCTAAGAGGTGGACATTACACTGCTAGAATCAAGTCCTATGATGATCACAACTGGTATGTGTTCGATGACAGATACGTCAGACAG CTCAATTCAAAACTATTTGAACAAGATGAGAGTTTTAG GTCCCAGAGTGCGTACCTGCTTATGTACAGGAAAT TGGATTCTCCAGATCGTCAGATGAACCATGAAACCGATCACAAATGTTCACTCAGTGACTCTCAACAATCTACTCCTTCCTGTTCCGTTGAGATGGGAGCCAGCGGaacaagagaagaagaagaagaagacagaaaAGTTCAATCAAATCAAGCTATCAATCCAGTTGACTTGGTAGGGAGAACAGAAGTTGTCCCAGAGGAAAGACAGAATGATGGAAAGGTTGGTGATATGATAAGACAGATGAACATAAAAGATATGAGTGGAGAggataatgttgctgctactgatGATAAAGACAATTTGTTTAATGGAGAGAAAGAACAGAAAGTAGGGGATGATGTTGTTGGACAAAAAGAACAGGAAGGTGAAGTGGCCAATGTTGAGATGCAAATTAATGATGAAGGGAGCAGGGAAGAGGGAATGACAAGAAAGTATCATGGTGTAAAAGGAGAACTGGAAGAAAGGGAGGAAGGTGGACAGAATCAAAGAGATAAGCCAAAGAAAAGGGAGGTTATAGTTGTGGATGTTGCTGGACAAAATCAAAGAGATAAGGCAAGAAAACGGGAGGACATTGTTGTGGATGTAGATCATGTCTTGGAAAATGGAACAGAGGGTGATGTGATGAGTAGAAAGGATGCGGTTGTGACGGACAGAGATGGAGATAAtaatgagagaaagaggaatagAGATGGTGCAGCAAAGACAAAGCCAGGTAGAATAATAGATGACACTGGGGATGATAGAACAGCAAAAATAAATGGTGGTGAGTTAAAGACAATACAGGTTGATGTGGCAAAGTTAGGAGAGGATTGTGATGTGACAACGATGAGCCAAACTAACCACAGTAAATCTCCCAGTTCAGTTCATATGTTTCagaacagactgacagacatccCAGAGGAAACAACCACATGTTTTTGCTTCAAGagtataagagagagaggggaaaagaggagtGAACATGACAAAGGGAAGAAAATGAAATTGGAGAAGATCAGAAAAGGTGAAAGGAAGAGTATGTTCGGAGGGCAGAGTAGAAAAGAGAAAAATAAGGAAAAGGCAAATAGAAAAAAAAttgaaaagagaagagaggaggaaataaAGAAAAGCTcaaaagagagaatagagaagaaaaagaagaaccCTGTGGGAAAGAGAAAAGGTTACCTTTAA